In a genomic window of Verrucomicrobiota bacterium:
- the glmS gene encoding glutamine--fructose-6-phosphate transaminase (isomerizing): MCGIIGYVGSEDATPILVDGLRKLEYRGYDSAGVALLNGHGLQVRKRAGRISNLAQLLQERPVHGTTGLGHTRWATHGGVTDANAHPHLDQSGKLALIHNGVIENFQALRDQLTDQGDTFRTETDTEVLAHLIGGIFDRMPGPRDKATLLEALRSALKQVSGTYGLAVMHVDVPGVILAARRGSPLILGIGKGEHFVVSDVSAILGHTRDVVYLDDYDLVTIERDCFDITSLAGAGTRFEVSKVEFTSEDAERGDFPHFMLKEIFEQPESTRDAMRGRLSDQESTAKLGGLNMTSRELRDIERIVLTGCGTAFHAGLVGEYLIESLAHLPVECEFASEFRYRNMPMEKGTLVFAISQSGETIDTLAALRESKRKGHRTLGICNNVGSTLARESDGGVYMHAGPEIGVAATKSFTSQVTVLALLALLLGRIRHLSSAQGIEVIQALETVPDKIRQVLAETEKIKYLAEKYADAAGFLFFGRQQNYPIAVEGALKLKEISYKFAEGHPSAELKHGIIALVRPEVPSVMIMPDDAVFEKNVNNLEQIKARNGKVIAIATEGRKDLAKIVDDIIYIPRCPDYVAPILTAIPLQLFAYYLAVHLGCDVDKPRNLAKSVTVE; this comes from the coding sequence ATGTGTGGCATTATTGGATACGTAGGTTCAGAAGACGCGACGCCCATACTTGTCGACGGGTTGCGAAAACTCGAGTACCGCGGGTACGATTCGGCCGGAGTTGCGCTATTGAACGGCCATGGCCTTCAAGTCAGAAAGCGGGCGGGCCGGATCAGTAACCTGGCGCAGTTGCTCCAGGAACGACCGGTTCACGGCACCACCGGACTCGGTCACACCCGCTGGGCCACCCACGGCGGCGTCACCGATGCCAACGCCCACCCGCACCTGGACCAGAGCGGCAAGCTGGCCCTCATCCATAACGGCGTCATCGAAAATTTCCAGGCGCTGCGTGATCAGCTCACCGATCAAGGCGACACTTTCCGGACGGAGACCGATACTGAAGTCCTGGCGCATCTGATCGGCGGCATTTTCGACAGAATGCCCGGCCCCCGCGACAAAGCGACCCTCCTTGAAGCGCTGCGTTCGGCGCTCAAACAGGTGTCCGGCACGTACGGGTTGGCCGTTATGCATGTCGACGTGCCCGGAGTCATCCTCGCCGCCCGCAGGGGCAGCCCGCTGATCCTCGGCATCGGCAAAGGGGAACATTTTGTCGTCAGCGACGTCAGCGCCATTCTCGGGCACACCCGGGACGTCGTTTACCTGGACGACTACGATCTGGTGACCATTGAACGGGACTGCTTCGACATCACTTCCCTGGCCGGCGCCGGCACCCGCTTTGAGGTCAGTAAGGTCGAGTTCACGAGCGAGGACGCCGAACGGGGCGATTTTCCGCATTTCATGCTCAAGGAAATCTTCGAGCAGCCCGAATCGACTCGCGATGCCATGCGCGGCCGGCTCTCGGACCAGGAATCAACCGCCAAACTTGGCGGACTGAACATGACCTCTCGCGAATTGCGGGACATCGAACGCATCGTGCTCACCGGTTGCGGAACGGCATTCCATGCCGGCCTGGTCGGCGAGTACCTCATCGAGAGCCTCGCGCACCTGCCCGTGGAATGCGAGTTTGCCAGCGAGTTCCGGTACCGTAACATGCCGATGGAAAAAGGTACGCTCGTCTTCGCCATCAGCCAGAGCGGCGAGACCATCGATACCCTCGCGGCCCTCCGCGAGAGCAAACGCAAAGGCCACCGGACCCTGGGCATCTGTAACAACGTCGGAAGCACCCTGGCGAGGGAAAGCGACGGAGGCGTCTACATGCACGCCGGACCGGAGATCGGGGTCGCCGCGACCAAGTCGTTCACCTCGCAGGTCACCGTGCTGGCCTTGCTTGCCCTCCTGCTGGGTCGTATCCGTCACCTGTCGAGTGCGCAGGGAATTGAGGTGATCCAGGCGTTGGAGACCGTGCCGGACAAGATCCGCCAGGTGCTCGCTGAGACCGAAAAAATCAAATACCTGGCCGAGAAATACGCTGATGCGGCCGGGTTTCTGTTTTTTGGCCGGCAACAGAATTACCCCATCGCAGTCGAAGGCGCGCTGAAACTCAAAGAGATCAGTTACAAATTCGCCGAGGGACACCCGAGTGCCGAACTCAAGCACGGCATCATCGCGCTGGTCCGGCCGGAGGTGCCGTCCGTCATGATCATGCCGGATGATGCCGTGTTCGAAAAGAACGTCAATAACCTGGAGCAGATCAAGGCCAGAAACGGCAAGGTGATCGCGATCGCCACTGAGGGCCGGAAAGATCTGGCGAAAATCGTCGATGACATCATCTATATTCCAAGGTGCCCGGATTACGTCGCGCCGATTCTAACCGCGATCCCGTTGCAGCTCTTCGCTTATTACCTCGCCGTGCATCTCGGCTGCGACGTCGACAAGCCGCGTAACCTCGCCAAGAGCGTCACGGTGGAATAG